DNA from Parageobacillus thermoglucosidasius:
ATATGTTTGTTTCAGAGCTTTGTACGACACCGCCCAAAACAGGATAAAAACTCATAATTTTTATTATAACTGATTCGACAAAAAATGAGAACTACTACATGTACCCTTTTTCTTTCAAACTGACAAATTTTTGATCGCCAATGATGAGATGGTCCAATAATTCGATGCCAATAATGCGGCCGCATTCGGCCAGACGTTTCGTCACATCAATATCTTCTCGGCTTGGAGTTGGGTCGCCAGAGGGATGATTGTGCGCGCAAATAATTGAGGCAGCGGAGCGCTTAATCGCTTCTTTGAACACTTCGCGCGGATGAACGATGGAGGCGTTTAAGCTGCCGATAAATATCGTTTTTCGGTAAATCACTTGATTTTTTGTATTTAAATAAATGGCGACAAAATGCTCCTGCGACAAAAAGCGCATATCTTCCATGACATATTTCGCGCCATCTTCAGGAGAACGGATCACGTAGCGGTCATTGTTGACAAGGCGGTGGATTCGCCGGCCGAGTTCGATTGCCGCTAAAATTTGCACCGCCTTCGTCGTCCCGATTCCTTTTATGCTTGTTATTTCTTCAATCGAAGCGTCTTTTAGAAGGCGAAGCCCTTCAAAATGCTGGAGCAAGCGATGGGCAAGCTGCAATACCGATTCTTCTTTTGTTCCTGTCCGAAGCAAAATGGCGAGCAGCTCATGGTCAGCCAAGCTTTCCGGGCCGGCAGAAAGAAGCCGCTCACGAGGGCGGTCATCTTTTGGCACATCGCGAATCATCAATGTCATCGTATTTTATCTTCACTCCTTTTTTTCTTTTCATCAATAAAAAAAAAATTACCAGCCGAGGCGCTTCAGCTCGCGCACGGTCCGCGACAACGGCAGCCCGACAACAGTGAAATAGTCTCCTTCAATGCGTTTGACAAATAAAGCGGCGCGCCCTTGAATGCCGTATGCTCCCGCTTTGTCCATCGGCTCTCCTGTCGCAATGTAATCGGAAATTTCTTCTTCCGTTAAATCCCAAAACATTACTTTCGTTTTTTCTACAAACAATGATTGGCCGTTTGGGGAAAGAATCGCCACTCCCGTCAGCACCTCATGCGCCTCGCCTGACAGCATGCGCAGCATCGCCGCTGCTTCTTCTTTTGTTTTTGGCTTGCCTAAAATGTTGTTTTGGTAAACGACGACAGTATCCGCCCCGATGACGTATGCATGAGGATAACAATCAGCAGCAGCTTTCGCCTTGCGATAAGCAAGCAGCTGCACGGCTTGCTCCGGGGATGCATCTTCGTGAATTTGTTCATCAATGTGGCTAGCGAGGATTTGAAAGCGGAGGTTAGCTAATTCAAGCAGCTGTTTTCGGCGCGGGGAACTCGAAGCTAAAATCAATTGTTTCATCCACATCACCCTTTTGCATTCGTTTCAAAGCAGGAAGAT
Protein-coding regions in this window:
- the radC gene encoding RadC family protein, encoding MTLMIRDVPKDDRPRERLLSAGPESLADHELLAILLRTGTKEESVLQLAHRLLQHFEGLRLLKDASIEEITSIKGIGTTKAVQILAAIELGRRIHRLVNNDRYVIRSPEDGAKYVMEDMRFLSQEHFVAIYLNTKNQVIYRKTIFIGSLNASIVHPREVFKEAIKRSAASIICAHNHPSGDPTPSREDIDVTKRLAECGRIIGIELLDHLIIGDQKFVSLKEKGYM
- a CDS encoding Maf family protein produces the protein MKQLILASSSPRRKQLLELANLRFQILASHIDEQIHEDASPEQAVQLLAYRKAKAAADCYPHAYVIGADTVVVYQNNILGKPKTKEEAAAMLRMLSGEAHEVLTGVAILSPNGQSLFVEKTKVMFWDLTEEEISDYIATGEPMDKAGAYGIQGRAALFVKRIEGDYFTVVGLPLSRTVRELKRLGW